The Thermococcus eurythermalis genomic sequence TTTAATTATTGAAAGCATAATACTAGGAGGATAGTAACTTATAACTTTGCATCTCTGCTTGTATCGTTCGGGAAGCTGTGAGATTATTCGCATAGCAAACTCACTATCTGAAACTCTGCTCACGTATGCTGGTCCAAATGGCAAAAATATAATATATGCATTGGCATTATCAACTATCCACTTTATGACTTCGGGCAATACTCTAACTACCTTCTCGTTTGCGACCTTACTATCAGTATACCTTACTGAGATTCCAACCAATGTGACCTCATAGTTGACTGGCACTCCCTCGTGAATTAAAATTTCCCTCCCATACTGAGGAGACGCTGGAAGGAGGAAGGGAAATAGCGTTATGTCCTTGGTTATCATAACTCTGTCAGGTTTAACTCCAAGGGAAAGTATATTATTTAAGGATTGATAATCTCTTACAGATATTATGTCTGCAACACTTAAGGGCAATTTCGATATTTCTTTAACAAATCTTTTGGTACTCTTTGAATAACCTATTCCTGCAAATATTAATCGTTTTTTGAACAATGTCCTTGCGAGGAACCCCAATATTGAACTAAACACTGTCCCTATTCCAGATTCTTGTGAATATATACTTCCTCCTCCGATAATGATAGTATCCGCACAAAGGAACGAAAGCAAAATCCGAATCACATCAAGAAAGTATATTGGAAATATTGAAGGATACTTATGCTTATAAGTTACCGAAATAAAACTTGGATTTTTAGTTGGGATATATACAGAATTCACGTTCAGTTTATGGAGATATCTGAGCAATATTAGTAGCATTGCTTCGTCTCCTAAATTTCCATCTCCATAGTTCCCAATAATCACAACTCTTTTATCTCTGATAAATTCTGGAGGAATTACTGTATTTAGGCCTGTTATCATACTATATCTAAGGTCGCTGTTTTTCTTATGTTTCATTAAGTAATTTACTAAATGCTCTTTCATATATTGCCACCCAATAAAACTTTTTTGAGAGCTGACGACATCTTATACTGAGCTTGCGATATTCTTTTTTACTAAGTCTCCCCTTTGATAGGCTCCTAATGATATTCTCAAGTTCCTGTCTATTGGAGTATACAACTCCACATTTATAAAATAAAATTTCCTTGTAGAATGGAACTGCCCTCGATATTATTACTGGAAGCCCACAGGATAAATACTCAATAACTTTTAATGGAAAACCATACTTAACATGACTCACTTTTGTGTTATAGGGAGCGATTCCTATCCATTCTTGTGAAAGCAGTATTTTCAAAACTTTGTCATGCTCAAGTTTTCCGAGAAACTTCGTCGTGCAACTTTCTGAAATGTCCTTGAGATGTGTTAGTTGTGGTCCGTCTCCTATGATATATAGTTGAACCTTATAATGGTTAGCAAGTTCTATTACCTCTTGTAGATCAAATTGATTTCCAACTGTTCCTACAAAAACAAGAGGAAATATCCCTTTTGATATATTTTTTCGGATTCCTTTTGGAATATCCCAAATCCCATTGGGAACGTATATAACCTTTTCTGGAGGTGCCCCCTCAAGTATCCTACCTCTAATCATTTCATGCGAGACACACCATATATAATCCGAAAACTTTACTGCTATTTTATCAATAAGCTTGTAGATCCCATTTAGCAATAAGTTTTTGAACCGTCTCGGACTATAATCTAAAGAATAAAACACTACAACGGACTTATCCCGCTTCTGAAGTATTTTCAACACTATCCCAATTATGACACTCAATGGATCTGCACCAATATATACTTTCCAGTTATATCTGGATGCAAGTGTACTCCCAAATATAATATCGGCCAAATAGCTATTTACAACATTACCACCGGATATTGCAGAGATATTGTCATTATGTAATACCATGTACGGCAAATCTGTGTGCTTGTTTAATGGCAATAGGAGTGCAACAAATGTTATGTGATTCTCTTTGAGATACCTAATCAGCTGATGTGACGTTCCTGGTATGTTTGTATAATGGGTAACAAGCAAGACATCAACATTATTTTGAGAATATATACCCCATCCCCCCAGCTAAATATTCCAATCCTTTTAAAACAATTACGCCAAAAGCCAAATGTGGTTTACTCCAAAATCTCTTTCTCTTAAAAAACAATCCGAATCTGTAAAACAAACTTATCTGTTTGCTTCCATACTCTCTATATTTTGCTTTGTACATTTTAGCTGTCTTTCCATAATAATATTTCTTTTTAAGCCATTTTAATAATGAGAAGTTTTCCTCGTGGTGGAGAATATACGATGAGATTCTCGCCTTTACATTATATCCAAGTTTCTCAATCTTCTGAGGAAGTGTAGACTCCTCAAAGAACACAACGTCTTCATCGAAACCACCAACTTGTAAAGCTAGGTCTTTTCTAAAAAAGCGCGCGGACTCTATCTCTGTTCCGGCATAAAAACTTCTTTCAAAATCTCTAACCTTGACCCAATAACTATTACCAACAGAGCGTTCGGGGATTATTATGCCACCAATTTTAGGATCTGATTCAATCAGTATGACACCCTCCTCTATAACCTTTGGAGTTAATTCCATGTCGGAATCAATAAATAGAACATACTTTCCGTTTGCATTCTTTAGTCCAACATTCTTCGCTTTTGTTCTCTCGCTCTTGATTTGGATGACCTTTGCATTGTATTTTTTGCATATCTCAACTGTTCTATCTCGAGAAAAATTATCAACAACAATAATCTCTACATTTTTGTAAGTCTGGTTTTTAATAGATTCCAAACACCTTCCAATCGTTTTTTCCGAATTATACGTTGGAATAATAACTGAAACCAACGGCATCTCTTCTTTCCCCATTTCACTCACCAACTGTGGATTTTAAAATCTCTTCAAACCTCTCTGCACTCTCGTCCCAATCAAACCTTTTTGCCCATTCCAAAGCATTTTCACTTAATCTTTTCCTAAGGGCTTCATCTTCATACAATTCTTCAAGTGCTTCGCTCATAGCCTTGGGATTTGGTTCACACAGCAAACCGTTGTAGCCGTGCTTTATTGAGTCTCTAAGCCCCGGAACGTTGTATCCAACAACTGGTGTTCCTAGGGCATTTGCCTCAATTACCACCCGTCCCCACCCTTCTCTTATCCCTGGAACCAACAGCACATGGGCTCTTTTCATGAGCTCAATTTTCTCGTTCTCCGGGACGAAGCCTTTAAAATCAATATTATCCTGACCATACCGTTTTTTAAGCTTTTCCATGAGCTCTCCCCTGCCAACGACCCAGAGCTTGCCTTTATCGAACATTTTGAACGCTTTTATAGCGTCTTCAGGCTTTTTGGTTGGAGTTAGTCTGCCAACAAATATAGCTGTGAATTCTTCTTCCTTTTCAGGAACTTCTTCTAAGATGTTCCCATCCAATCCATTGTAAACTATCTCGACATCTTTAAACCCTAATCTCTCTAAATCTGCCTTCGTGGATTCAGAAACGGTTATAGTTTTTATATTAACGTAATGCCTCAGCCAGTATGGCTCCAAAAAGTGCTTTCCAATAAGATTAATCGGAAAAGGGGTTTTATAATCCCAAAACTCAACTGCCAGTTGGTGTATCAGCGCTATGATCGGCTTGTCAACGTATTTAGGGGTTAAGAACGGTCGCGTGTTTATTTCATCAATAACCAAATCAAACTCATCTTTATTCTCCCTGTAAAATCTCTTTGCATGCGAGTAAACAGTGTCAAAAAGCCCAACTATTTTTCCTTCCCTGACTATTTCAATCCCATCAATCTCGTCCCTTCTTTCTGCCCCTTTAAAGTGTGAGGTAAAGAGAGTGACTTCATAGCCTTTCTTGACAAGCCTTTTTGCTATTTCATGAGTATATACCTCTGCTCCTCCCGCTTCTGGATGTTGTATATCCTTCCAGTTGAGCCAGAGGATCTTCATTCCCTATCACCGTTGTAGTAATGTAATATGTTTTTCCTGTAAAATACTGCCATCGTGTCGACAAACATCCGTGCTATCTCTCTGTAGTTTATGGAGGAGTTAAAAGTATTGTGTTCGATTTTAATGGGTATCTCGTGAATTCTGTAGCCGTACATATTTATTACAGTTAAAAGCTCCACATCGAAAGCATATTTTTTGACCAGAACTTTTGAGAAGGCTTTCTCTAAAACTTCCCTTTTGAACACTTTCAATCCAACTTGGGTATCTGTGACGTCCAAATTTAGCAGAACTTTTACCAAAGTTCTGTAGAGAATGCTGAAGAGTCTGCGTTTTTCAGAATACTTTACTCTAGCTCCTGGCAAATATTTAGAGCCAATGACAACATCGTATCCATTATCTAGAGCTCTTAAAAATCTCCGTATTTGGGATGGGGGTATATCGAGGTCAGAATCAAAGAACACGATTATATCCCCACGACTTTTTTCAAAACCTTTTTTGAGAGCGTATCCCTTCCCCTTATTCTGGGGGTAGCTTACTAGCTTAACCTCTTTATAACTATCACACAGCATTTTAGCGACTTCTTCGGTATCGTCATTTGAACCATCGTTGATCATGATAATTTCGTAGTCTAACCCCTTCAGCTCCTTCATTGTGGTTTTTACTGCATTTTCCAGTCCTTTTCCCTCGTTGTATGCGGGCATTAACACCGAGATTAGAGCCATTAAACCTGCCTCCATGCAGATACGAGCAACGTACTAACTGTGATCAAACCAATGGCAATTAGTGTGTTTATTATTGTGAGAATATCTCTGGTTATGGAGAGCACTCCTATCTCCACTATTAGCATACCCAACACATACCAAGCTACCTTTGTCTTGTTTATGGACAGCATGTAGTTAATAGTTACACTCGCCATTGCAAAGAACATCATCGCCAGCCCATACCTCCAGAGATAAGGGGCAACGCTGAGGTATTTTTCGCCGTAGATGAAGGTGATTATGAATTCTGGGAAGAGTGCATAGGCCAAAACGATGCCCCCTGAGATTAAAGATACTAGGGCCAGTCCCCTGAGTAGAATATGAAAGTGTCCTTCTCCTCTCTCATGGTTCTCTGCCGCTTTGGGAAATACCACCATGCTCACAGCTCCGGGAGCAAAGAGGGCTATCTTACCTAGAACAGAGATTGCAGAGTAGTTTCCTGCCTCTGTAGGAGATAAGTAGTGCTTCACGAGAATAACGTCAATGTTCCACATAGTTGTGTAGGCAAATATTGCCAAAAAAGCTGGCACACTGTACTTTATGATGTCCGTGAGCTCCACCTTATGATTATCGCCGTCTCTATAGCCAAACAAGTCTCTCAGAAAGAGCAGCGTTATCAGAAATGCCCCAACGTGTGCCAAGAAAACTCCCAGCACACCGCCCAGAACACCATAGCCGAGCAACACAAGGAGAACACCGAAGATGAGCTTGAAGAGCGCCCATGATGAAACGCTCACCCCCAGAGCGACAAACCTCTGGAGTCCTCTGAGGATTCCCTGGTGGGCGGGGAGCACTAGTCCAAAGGGTATCGAGGCGAAAAGGGCTATCACATAAACCCTGTTTTCAATGTGTAAAAAGCTGGATATAAAGGGCGATAGCAGAATCAGTACAACATACACTCCAATGCCTAAAAGTGAAAGGCTTTTGGTGGCCTTGATTAAAAGGGCCTTGATTTTCCCATATTCGTTGTTCACCTTATACACTGCGGTGAATTTGGTCATGGATGCGTTTACAGTATTGGAAAGCACCGAGAATATGTAGAACAGCGATAGAAGGCTGAAAAGCTCGCCGTATTCCTGCGGAGTTAATAGACGACCCATCAAGAGCTGATACAGGTAGTTGAAGAAGTTGGACAGTGTCATGGCCACCATCATGATGAAAGCGTCCCTGTAAAATCCATATCTAAGGGCACTGAGCTTTGTTGTCAGGTTCATTATTGAACCTCCCTGTTTGGGGTAATCTTTACCAGTTAGTTAAAACCAACTCATAATTTTAAAACCTTTTCCTTGTCCCGCAAGGTTATGAAATCGACTGGATATTGAAGTTTGGTGAAATTTTTATTTTGAAACCCGATGTGGTTTATGAAT encodes the following:
- a CDS encoding polysaccharide pyruvyl transferase family protein, which codes for MKEHLVNYLMKHKKNSDLRYSMITGLNTVIPPEFIRDKRVVIIGNYGDGNLGDEAMLLILLRYLHKLNVNSVYIPTKNPSFISVTYKHKYPSIFPIYFLDVIRILLSFLCADTIIIGGGSIYSQESGIGTVFSSILGFLARTLFKKRLIFAGIGYSKSTKRFVKEISKLPLSVADIISVRDYQSLNNILSLGVKPDRVMITKDITLFPFLLPASPQYGREILIHEGVPVNYEVTLVGISVRYTDSKVANEKVVRVLPEVIKWIVDNANAYIIFLPFGPAYVSRVSDSEFAMRIISQLPERYKQRCKVISYYPPSIMLSIIKHLDVIIGMRYHALVFAYKVGVPYVGISYDEKCTNFLVDTGKKVIQAEDLSFDELINELKKIKIFQR
- a CDS encoding glycosyltransferase gives rise to the protein MPAYNEGKGLENAVKTTMKELKGLDYEIIMINDGSNDDTEEVAKMLCDSYKEVKLVSYPQNKGKGYALKKGFEKSRGDIIVFFDSDLDIPPSQIRRFLRALDNGYDVVIGSKYLPGARVKYSEKRRLFSILYRTLVKVLLNLDVTDTQVGLKVFKREVLEKAFSKVLVKKYAFDVELLTVINMYGYRIHEIPIKIEHNTFNSSINYREIARMFVDTMAVFYRKNILHYYNGDRE
- a CDS encoding oligosaccharide flippase family protein, translated to MNLTTKLSALRYGFYRDAFIMMVAMTLSNFFNYLYQLLMGRLLTPQEYGELFSLLSLFYIFSVLSNTVNASMTKFTAVYKVNNEYGKIKALLIKATKSLSLLGIGVYVVLILLSPFISSFLHIENRVYVIALFASIPFGLVLPAHQGILRGLQRFVALGVSVSSWALFKLIFGVLLVLLGYGVLGGVLGVFLAHVGAFLITLLFLRDLFGYRDGDNHKVELTDIIKYSVPAFLAIFAYTTMWNIDVILVKHYLSPTEAGNYSAISVLGKIALFAPGAVSMVVFPKAAENHERGEGHFHILLRGLALVSLISGGIVLAYALFPEFIITFIYGEKYLSVAPYLWRYGLAMMFFAMASVTINYMLSINKTKVAWYVLGMLIVEIGVLSITRDILTIINTLIAIGLITVSTLLVSAWRQV
- a CDS encoding glycosyltransferase → MVLHNDNISAISGGNVVNSYLADIIFGSTLASRYNWKVYIGADPLSVIIGIVLKILQKRDKSVVVFYSLDYSPRRFKNLLLNGIYKLIDKIAVKFSDYIWCVSHEMIRGRILEGAPPEKVIYVPNGIWDIPKGIRKNISKGIFPLVFVGTVGNQFDLQEVIELANHYKVQLYIIGDGPQLTHLKDISESCTTKFLGKLEHDKVLKILLSQEWIGIAPYNTKVSHVKYGFPLKVIEYLSCGLPVIISRAVPFYKEILFYKCGVVYSNRQELENIIRSLSKGRLSKKEYRKLSIRCRQLSKKFYWVAIYERAFSKLLNET
- a CDS encoding glycosyltransferase family 4 protein, which gives rise to MKILWLNWKDIQHPEAGGAEVYTHEIAKRLVKKGYEVTLFTSHFKGAERRDEIDGIEIVREGKIVGLFDTVYSHAKRFYRENKDEFDLVIDEINTRPFLTPKYVDKPIIALIHQLAVEFWDYKTPFPINLIGKHFLEPYWLRHYVNIKTITVSESTKADLERLGFKDVEIVYNGLDGNILEEVPEKEEEFTAIFVGRLTPTKKPEDAIKAFKMFDKGKLWVVGRGELMEKLKKRYGQDNIDFKGFVPENEKIELMKRAHVLLVPGIREGWGRVVIEANALGTPVVGYNVPGLRDSIKHGYNGLLCEPNPKAMSEALEELYEDEALRKRLSENALEWAKRFDWDESAERFEEILKSTVGE
- a CDS encoding glycosyltransferase family 2 protein gives rise to the protein MGKEEMPLVSVIIPTYNSEKTIGRCLESIKNQTYKNVEIIVVDNFSRDRTVEICKKYNAKVIQIKSERTKAKNVGLKNANGKYVLFIDSDMELTPKVIEEGVILIESDPKIGGIIIPERSVGNSYWVKVRDFERSFYAGTEIESARFFRKDLALQVGGFDEDVVFFEESTLPQKIEKLGYNVKARISSYILHHEENFSLLKWLKKKYYYGKTAKMYKAKYREYGSKQISLFYRFGLFFKRKRFWSKPHLAFGVIVLKGLEYLAGGMGYIFSK